One stretch of Zingiber officinale cultivar Zhangliang chromosome 6B, Zo_v1.1, whole genome shotgun sequence DNA includes these proteins:
- the LOC121988416 gene encoding transmembrane protein 87A-like, whose translation MARLDPCIAPPLLGFVVFCGILAPFVDGSVHSYVGEKFVPKGNAFILHGGSEGLYASVPGGNATSGSGESFIRFDKITFTRTEEAAQSSKEMDSVMVQAIVFEVEDREIIGGSAYGGQRAICCTSDLAKLGACTQGTVIYRTSKQNPNWPQVITATFSAKNHVTTLPSHSISITRTGMYNLYFIYCDPSLKGLVIEGKTVWKNPSGYLPGRMAPLMYFYGVMSFAFVILGMFWFSQYVRFWREVLPLQNCITLVITLGMFEMALWYFEYAEFNATGLRPIGITFWAVTFGTVKRTVSRVIILVVSMGYGVVRPTLGGLTSKVIMLGATFFVASEILELVENAGAISDIAGKARLFLILPVALLDAFFILWIFTSLSKTLEKLQARRLMAKLDIYRNFTNALGVAVVVSVCWIGYELYFKSTDIYNENWQRAWIIPAFWQILSFSVLGVIAVLWAPSQNSTRFAYSEDGFEDFDREESLSLIKPGPIPPRDTHSYTDAKSTLGFNTTNSHNEDIEEDKRA comes from the exons ATGGCGCGCCTCGATCCTTGCATTGCTCCTCCTCTTCTCGGGTTCGTGGTTTTCTGTGGCATTCTCGCCCCCTTCGTGGACGGCTCGGTGCACAGCTACGTCGGCGAGAAGTTTGTCCCCAAAGGCAACGCTTTCATCCTTCACGGAGGTAGCGAGGGACTCTACGCCTCCGTCCCCGGTGGCAACGCCACCTCCGGTAGCGGGGAGTCCTTTATCCG CTTTGATAAGATCACTTTCACACGAACTGAGGAAGCTGCTCAAAGTAGTAAAGAGATGGATTCTGTTATGGTGCAAGCAATTGTGTTTGAGGTAGAAGATCGAGAAATAATTGGTGGATCAGCCTATGGTGGACAACGAGCTATTTGCTGCACCTCAGATCTGGCGAAATTAGGTGCTTGCACTCAGGGTACAGTCATTTATAGGACTAGTAAACAAAATCCTAACTGGCCTCAAGTGATAACTGCAACTTTCAGTGCAAAAAATCATGTTACAACTTTGCCATCTCACAGTATTTCCATCACAAGAACTGGGATGTACAACCTGTATTTTATATATTGTGATCCATCACTTAAAGGATTGGTGATAGAGGGGAAGACTGTGTGGAAAAATCCTTCTGGCTATCTGCCTGGAAGGATGGCCCCTCTCATGTATTTTTATGGGGTTATGTCGTTTGCATTTGTGATACTTGGAATGTTTTGGTTCTCACAGTATGTGAGGTTTTGGAGAGAGGTTCTTCCACTTCAGAACTGCATAACACTTGTCATCACATTAGGCATGTTTGAAATGGCATTGTGGTACTTTGAATATGCTGAGTTCAATGCAACTGGTCTCAGACCGATAGGAATCACCTTTTGGGCAGTAACCTTTGGCACAGTAAAGAGAACGGTGTCACGAGTTATCATTCTTGTTGTTTCTATGGGGTATGGAGTTGTCAGACCTACTCTAGGGGGTCTCACTTCGAAGGTGATTATGCTGGGAGCAACATTTTTTGTAGCGTCGGAGATACTTGAGTTGGTAGAGAATGCAGGTGCCATAAGTGATATAGCTGGAAAGGCAAGACTGTTTTTGATTCTTCCTGTGGCACTACTGGATGCATTCTTCATTCTGTGGATATTCACTTCTCTTTCCAAAACTCTAGAGAAACTCCAG GCTAGACGGTTGATGGCTAAGCTGGACATTTACAGGAACTTCACGAATGCTTTGGGTGTCGCTGTTGTTGTATCTGTTTGTTGGATCGGATATGAG CTTTACTTCAAGTCAACTGACATATACAACGAGAACTGGCAGAGGGCTTGGATCATTCCTGCCTTTTGGCAAATTCTTTCCTTTTCTGTTCTCGGCGTGATTGCTGTTCTTTGGGCACCCTCCCAGAATTCAACTAG ATTTGCTTACTCAGAGGATGGGTTCGAAGATTTTGATCGAGAGGAATCCCTCTCGTTAATAAAACCTGGACCAATTCCTCCAAGAGATACTCACAGTTATACTGATGCCAAATCAACTTTGGGCTTCAACACCACCAACTCACACAATGAAGACATTGAGGAAGATAAAAGGGCGTAG